The nucleotide window AAGCGACATAGAAACAGCAGCCACAAGCGGCACGACATACCCAGTCATGGCAAGCGGAATACTAAGGGCATTATAGACAAAGCAAAAGCCTAAATTTATCCGCACCTTACGCATGCTAGCCCTAGCCAGACGCACCGCAAAAACAAGCGCTTTTAGGCTGTCGTTTAGTAGTATCACATCGCTTGTATTAAGGCTCACATCAGCCCCTGTGCTCATCGCCACAGCCACGTGAGCCTCTGAAAGCGCCAAAGCGTCATTAATACCATCTCCCACCATAAGCACCCTGCGCCCAGCCTCTTTTAACCTTGATATCTCGCTAGCCTTATCCTCTGGCAGACAGCAGGACTTAAACGAGCTTATGCCAAGCTCTTGTGCGCTCTTTGCTACAGAGGCTTTGGTATCTCCTGATAGCACCATCACATCAAGCCCCATATCAAAAAGCGCACGCACACTATCTTTTGCCTCATCTCTTAGCGCAGAGCTAAGCTCAAAACTAGCTAGAACAACCCCATCAATCGCAAAATAATACCCTGAGCTACCAGAACATAAGCTAATACCAAGCTCCCTCATAAGCCTGCTACTACCGCCTGCTATCTCACGCTCTTTATAATAAGCCATCACGCCACGTCCAGCAAGCTCCCTAACACCGCAAACATCTTTTGGCATTACGCCTTTTGCTTTTAGATAACCTGCGATAGCTACGCTTACTGGATGGGTGCTAGCCTGCGTAATAGATAGCAAAATACCCTCATCAAATGGTGCAAAGTAGCTAAAACTAGACACCTTAAGCTCTTTAGTCGTTAAAGTGCCTGTCTTATCAAAGACTACCGTATCACACTCACAAAGCGCCTCAATAATGCTTGCATATCTAAAAAGTATGCCATTTTTAAATCCGATAGAAAGTGCGACCACGGTACTAACTGGAGTAGCTAGAGATAGCGCACATGGGCAGGCTATAACAATGACTGAAACACCTATAATAAGCGCATAGGAAAACGAGCTAGAAAATAGATAATAAACAAATGTAAGCACAGCAAGACCAATAATGGCTAAAGAAAAGCCTGATGAAATTTTATTTGCTAACTCCTCAATACGAGGCTTTTTAGATAGATTGTGCCAAAGCACGTCTAAAAGCCTGCCTATAAGGCTATTTTTTGCACTTTGGGTACAACGATAAAGCACGTTTCCATTTATGCAGATACTGCCACTTAAAATCTCGCCACCAGCCTCGACAAAAGCTGGCAAACTCTCGCCAGTAATCATCGATGTATCAAAGCTGGCCTCGCCACTCTTACAAACCCCATCAAGCAGAGCCATATCCCCAGCACAAAGCCTAATAATCTCCCCACTAGACACGCTATCAGCATTCACGCTAATAAACCCCTCGCCTCTTTTAACCATAACCGTGCTAGGTAGCCGCGCTAGGAGTGTATCAAAGGCATCTGTGGCGCTTTTTTTGCTTGTAGATTCAAAGAATTTGCCTATAAAAACAAAGGTGATAATCATAGCAACAGAGTCAAAATAGACCTCCCCGCTACGAGTAAGCATAGCATAAACCGAGTATATATAAGTACTCAAAGCTCCACTTGCCACAAGCGCGTCCATGTTTGCATGTCGCCCTAAAATACTAGCCCTAAGCCCAGCAAAAAATCCGCTACCAGTATAAAAAAGCACAGGTGTAGCCAGAATAAACTCGGCAAAATTTAAAATCAAGCGAATAGATTCGCTCATGCCACTAAAGTACCCACTATATTGTGCGACAGCTATCCACATTATATTCATAAGCCCAAAAAGCCCCACCAAAAGGCGCGAATAAAACTCTCTCCTTTTTTTCTGGGTGCGCTCCTCGTAGCTAGCCGCGTCAAATGGCATAGCCTTATACCCTACGCGCGATATTAAATTTATAATATAAGAAAGGCTTATGCTCTGTGGGTCAAAGACTATGTTTGCTTTTTGGTTTGTGGAGTTTATGCTAATTTCTAAAATGCCATCTTTTAAAGTTAAAAGCTTTTCTAAAAGCCAGACACAAGCCGAGCAGGAAATCCCCTCAATCACGAGGCTTATCTCGTGGGCTTTGTCTTTTACCCTGATATATTTAGCGTAAGTTGTTTCAAATTCTTGAATATCCAAAAGCTCGCTATCAAGCTTATCTGCTATGACTTTAATATCTGAAAGAGTAGGACAATCGGTAGAAATTTTATCATCTGTTGTATTTATGGCTTGGCTTTTGTTTGAGTTTAAAAATGAAAATTTATCAGACTTTACATCTTTGGCTGGATTTAGCTCATTATCACCTAGCCTATCATAAAACTCCTCAAGCCCACTTAAATGCAAAAGCTGCCAAACGCTCTCACAACCAGTGCAACAAAAGTACTCAGAGCCTGATTTTATCATGGCATTTTTATCAAATTTTTGCTGACAATGAGAACATTTTAGCATAGACATGAAATAAAGCTTTGTATAAATTTAAAATGGGCTAGGACTATCCTAACCCAAAAATATTAATGTAGATCAGCCCAAATCTTGCGCTTCCATAGTGTTGCAAATATGCCCAAAACTAAGAAATATAGCATTATATAAATTCCCAAGCTCTCGCGCTCTGCCTTTTTACTATCCCCTACTTTTTCCATATATCCGACTATTTGTTCAGTAGCTTGATCAGTCAAACCAACACGAGGCATAGCCGTACCTGGAAGCATTTTTTGAGTATCATTTATAAATTTGACCAGATAATTATCAGAGTTTTTCGCTCTAATCATCATAGATAAATCAGGTGGAGTTGAGCCTAAATACTCTGCAAGCAATGCTTTATTTGAAGTAGCATAAAGTTTTGCGTACTTCATATCATGGCATCTTTGGCAAGCATCAGCAAATAATCTCTCGTCACTTATACCATTGTTTTCGCTTATATATTTTTCGCTCATTGCTTTTAGATAAGCCACCAAATCAGCAATTTCGCCATTTTCATTATCAGAACTTGGTGCAAAATTTGGCATAGGAAAAGGCTTTTCATCGTTAAATTTATGACTTAACTTAAGCGCCATAGGTGGATTTTTAATAAGTGCAGCCAAAAACTCGCTATCATAAATAGCCCCAGCGGTACTAAGATCAGGTGGAACCACCCCAAAAGCCTCGCTAGCGCCAGCTGCATCATTTGGCGATTCTATACCAGCTACTTTCATGCCGTGACAACCTGTACAGCCAGCATTATTAAATATCTCTTCGCCTTTTGTGGCGTCGCCTTTGTTTAGGTCAATTTTTTTAATATCTCCCCAAAAGCTCTCATAAGAATCTAAATACTCTTTAGATGATTGTAAAGCCACCTTTGCAGATAAGACTTTGGCACTGTCATGGCTAAGCTCAGCCATAGTTAGCTCTACTTGTTTTTGATTTAAATGCTCTTTTGCAAGCTCCACATCCTCATTTATATAGTCAAAATCAGCAGCAGAGGTGTGAGGATGTAGCTTAGTATGTGCATAAGGCTCAATACCCCAGTAAAGAATCCCTGAAAGGATAACTAATATAGCAAATATCTTTAACTCTTTCATAATTAGCCCCTTTTCCTTTCAAGTATGGTAATAAGTGGTAGTGCCACTATAAATAAGAATAAAAATAGCACAGATGAACCAAAGCCCAACCAATCCATAATACCTCCGGTTGGAAGTTTACCCAGGATTGACAGCAATATTAAATCAATCACAAGCACCCAAAACCATATAAAAAACAGAGGTCTTCTCTGAGCTGGGGCTACTACATCGCTGCGGTCTAGTAAAGGTATAATCATAAATGCAGCTCCAGCAAAAGCAAATGCCATAAGCCCTATATTGTAGGCTGAAATTCCAGCTATATCAAAGAAAAATCCACGTAAAATCTCATACTGCCATAAGAAATACCACTCAGGATAGATGTGTGGTGGAGTTTTTAGAGGATTTGCTGGCTCGAAATTTATCGGATCCATCGCAAAACCGTAGTGAAAGCAAACTAGATAAAAATAAAAAATCATAAAAAACGATACATACATAAAGTCTTTTGACAAAAATCCAGGCCAAAATGGAATAACCTTAGCCTTAGCTTTATCTCCATGCAAATACTCATTAGCCTCTACTTCAAAGTCTATTTCTTCGCTATCTATATTATTAACATGCGGAATACGAAGTGAGTAAAAATGCACCGCAATAACGGCAATAATAACTATCGGCATAAGGCAGACGTGAAGCATAAAAAAGCGAGTAAGCGTACTATCGCCAACAGCATAATCTCCACGTATCCATTCAACTAACGCATCGCCAATTACTGGTACACCACCAAAAAGCTGAGTAATAACAGTCGCCGCCCAGTAGCTCATCTGTCCCCATGGTAGCATATATCCGCTAAATGCCTCAGCTGAAAAGCAGATAAATAGCAGCATTCCACTTACCCATATGACTTCGCGACCCCTCTTATAAGAACCATAATAAAGCCCAGTAAGTAGGTGAATATACATAATCAAAAACACAACAGAAGCTGCAACTGCGTGCATATGTCGCCATAACCAACCATACTCAACCTCTTGCATTATTGTGTAGTTTACGCTATCAAAGGCTAAATGTACATCGGGCTTATAATACATAAGAAGAAAAAGTCCACTTATAAAAAGCACCGCAAAAAGGCTAATAAGTATAACACCCATAGCCCAAAGGAAGTTGATATTTTTCGGTATCCAGTATTCGCTCATAAGTACTTTAAAGAGCTTAGTTACTGCTAAGCGCTGATCAAACCAGTCAAGAACGCTTGTTGATTTATGAATTTGTGCCATTAAACGCCCCCCCTTAAGCTTTACCAACTAATTTTTTATACTCTTCGCCCTCTTCGCCTAAGACTAGCTTAGTACCCTCTATTTTAAAAGGTGGTATATCTAGTGGGCGAGGTGGTGGGCCAAAGGTATTTACGCCGCTTGCGTTAAATACGCCTCCATGACAGGGGCATACAAAGTCAAGACTACTACTTCTCCATTGAGGTATGCAGCCTAGGTGGGTACAAAGACCTATAACTACGGTATAGCGACTACCGTCTATAATGACGTCTCTAGCGTCATCAGCTGACATTTTATCGTCTTTTCTTATTATAAAAATAGGCTTTTTACGCCACTCTACTTGGCGCATCTCGCCTGGGTTTATAGGGCTTATATCCACTGTTGTAAAACCAGCTGCTTTTACACTCGGAAGCGGATCCCACGTCTTTTTCATCGCCACGAGCGAAAAAGCTCCGCCAACAGCAGCTACCGCGCCAAAGGCTAAACCAATAAAATCTCGTCGTTCTTGCTTAAGAGACATTGCCGTCCTTTCATCTAATTTGCTATATACAAGTTGTTGATTTTAGCTAAATCAACTTTAAATTTAAATTTAATCTCGCAATTAATTATGCTTAAATTGCTCCGCGTTGCTTTAAATATATATGAATAATATCAATTGCAGCTGGCGTGATACCGCTTATCTGACTAGCCGCAAATAGAGTCGGCGGCCTGAAAAGCTCGAGCTTTTCTATCACTTCATTACTAAGCCCACTTATACCTTTAAAGCTAAAATCACCCGGAATTTTAACCTCAAGCATGCCTCTCATGCGCTCTATCTGCCCTAGCTGTTCTTTTATATAGTGCTGATATTTTGCCTCGATTAAAATTTGCTCTAAGCTAACCTCATCAAGCCCAGCAAAAAACTCATCAAGCTTTCTTAACTTATCCGCACCAAAGCTCTTTCTAGCGACGATTTTTTGCCAAGTACTTTTTTCGCTTATAATATCCTCGTTAATGCTAGATAAAAACTCCAAATTAGCCTTTGAGGGTGTAATCTCTGTCAAATTTAGCCACTCCAGCCCCTGCTTTACACGCTCTCTTACTGCATCTACCAAAGCATACTCATCGCTTGATAAAAGCCCAAACTCATGCCCATAATGGCTTAGTCTAAGCGTCGCATTATCCTCACGCAGTAGCAGGCGATACTCCGCACGGCTTGTAAACATACGGTAAGGCTCTTTTGTGCCTTTGGTTACTAAATCATCGATTAAAACGCCGATATATCCTTCATCTCGGCGCAAGATAAAGGGCTTTTTTGCGTCAATTTTAAGCACGGCATTTATGCCAGCCATTAGCCCCTGAGCCGCAGCCTCCTCATACCCAGTCGTACCATTTATCTGTCCCGCTAAATATAGCCCAGCCACAGCCTTTGTCTCTAGCGTGTGGTATAGCTGTGTAGGCTCTACATAGTCGTATTCTATCGCATATCCGTGCCTTACTATGCGCGCATTTTCAAAGCCTTTTATACTTCTTATCATTGCCACTTGCACGTCATAAGGAAGGCTGGTAGAAAAGCCATTTATGTAGTATTCGCTCGCCTCGGCAGTCTGCGGCTCGATGAAAAGATGATGGCGGTCTTTATCGGCAAAGCGATTGATTTTATCCTCAATGCTAGGACAATAGCGTGGCCCCACACCCTCAATCTGCCCTGTAAAAAGCGGCGCTTTGTCAAAATTTGAGCGGATTATCTCATGGGTATTTTCATCTGTGTAGGCTATGTAGCATGGCAGCTGAGTGGGGTTAAAATCGCGAGTGCGAAAGCTAAATGCCTTTGGTTTAGCATCGCCGTCTTGTCGCTCAAGAGTGCTAAAATCAATGCTCTTTGCGTCAATCCTAGGGCAGGTGCCAGTCTTTAATCTACCCAAATTTAACCCAAGCTCCCTTAAGCTATTTGATAGCTCCGTACTAGCTAGCTCGCCCACTCGCCCTGCGCTAAATTTATTAAATCCCACATGAATAAGCCCGTTTAAAAACGTCCCAGTCGTGATTATCACTGCTTTTGCAAAGTATTCATTGCCTAGGTGAGTTTTTACGCCACACACTGCGCCGTTTTGCGTTAGAATTTGAGAGGCAATTTCTTGAGTGATTTCTAAATTTGGAGTATTTAGGAGCAAATTTCTCATATAAACACGGTATTTATCCATATCTATCTGCGCTCTTGAGCCACGTACTGCTGGACCTTTGCTCTCATTTAGCACGCGAAACTGAATCCCACAAATATCGGTGCTAAGCCCCATAACCCCGCCAAGAGCGTCGACTTCTTTTACGAGGTGTCCTTTAGCCAGTCCACCTATAGCTGGATTACAGCTTGCTGCGCCTATTTGCTCGGCTAGGATTGTGATTAAAAGCGTTTTTTTGCCCATTTTTGCAGCCGCCATGCTAGCCTCTATGCCAGCATGTCCGCCGCCTATTACGATGATATCATATTCGTTCATTTTCTTTGCGCCTTGTAAATTTAATAGCGCGGATTATACCATATTAAATTTAAAAGCCATGTAGGCGCTTTAGTTCGTCGCTTATGGTTTTTTTTACTCCGTCTTTGGTTACACTTACGTAGCTACCGTGTGCGCTGGCGACGTGATGAGGCTGACGAAAGCCCAGCTCATTTAGCCTAAGCGCAATGACTTCAACTTGTACATGTATGGAGGTTTTGCCCACATCTTTTATCTTTGCATAATAGCAGACTTGATCCCCCACATAAACAGGGCTTGTAAAAAGAATCTCTTTCATGCTTACAGTTACCACACGCTCTGGTGCTACCTGCCTAGCTGCACTTCCACCTGCTAGATCTATTTGGCTCATTATCCACCCACCAAAGATATTTCCAGCTGAGTTTGTATCCTTTGGCATAGCCACTATACGGATAAATGGCTCTCCATAATCCTTTATTATTTCTAAGACATTATTTGGGTCTTGCTGTGCGCCTATCATTTAAGTTTTCCTTGTTTTAATTTTTAGTTGATTTTACTTAAATTTACTCCTATTTGCAATTATATTAAATAGTTTGTGATAAAATTTATCAATTTTAATAGCAAAAAGGTAACACAAATATGGAAAAACTCATAAATTTAAATCTAATCTTAAAACAAAGCTGGCAAGAAAAGTACGAGCTTTATAAAAATTTAAACTCATCTATCATAGACGAGGGGATTAATATTTGCGGGATTAAGACTGGCTTAAAGGAGGATACAGAGGCTTTGCGACTAGCTGTGGCAAAGCGGCTTGTGGATCTAAAAACCGAAGCGATAGAAAATGAGCTAAAAAAGCTAAACTTTAATCAATCGCAGATAAAAGATATTAAAAAACCCCTTTTTAAACTTGCGCTTAAATTTAATATGCAAAACCTCGAAAATCTAATCGAGCGAGCCATAAATGACGGCTTAATAAAAGGCTTTAGCAAGGCGCTAATCATGGGCGTACACGAGATAGGGCTAGCCATAAATGAGTGGCAAATATCTTGGCAAGAAAAGATAATAGACGGCACAAACGAGGAGCTTTTGGATAAATTTAAAGAGCTAAGCGAGGCTGTAAAGTGGCTAAAACAAAACGGACTTTTCATGCGTACACCACAGGGCGAGGCGGCTGATAGGGCTTATGGCGCGCTTGTAAAAAGTGGCGCAGGCTATGATATGAGGACGTATGCAGAGGCTTTTAAGGATGAATTTAGTGCCATTGACGCGGCATTTTTTAATGCTATTAAAGCTATGAAAGATAATCTAAATCAAACTGATGAGCTAATCTCTAGCGCAGATGCGGCTGCTTATATAGAGTATTTTAGCGCGCTAAAGGAGGCGTTTGCTTGCAAAGAGGTAAATGAGTGCATAGGCAAGTGGCAAGACGCGGAACGCGTGTGGATGAGGGTAAAAGCGCCACTTCAAGTGGGACATCCGCTTGAATATTACGAGGACGCCCTAACGCATGCAGTTGCGCCCGAATGGGACTTGCGACTAGCCTCAAACTCAGCCATAGACGAAAATAAGCTAAAATCCCAAATGATAAGCACCTTTGAGCATTTTTATAAAAATTTGGGCGCAGATGACGAGTCTATGCGTACTCAAGTGATAGAAAATATCAAAAAAACCCAGCTTTACATAAGCGCACCTATGCTCTTTTACGCAGCGGAGCTTGATGGGCTTTTTAGCGCTCAAGTCGTGCCAAATGACGAAACCGTAAGCTCTGAATGCGGCAAGAAAATCTTTGCCTTTACAGACCATATCCGCACTGCCTCTATGGCGCGTCCGTTTATGCGCCTTAGTACGGAGATTTTTCCAAGTGAGTTTTTGGAATTTAACCGCAGGGTGCTTTTTGTAAGACCTAGGCTTTGGAAGCAAGTTTATAACGCAAGCACAATCGGACATGAGTTTGGGCATATTTTCTTTATTGGTGAGCAGACTGAAAAGCTGATGAATGAAAGTGGAGAGTTTAAATTTATAGAGGAGTATAAGGCCACAGCTGGGGGACTTGTTAACTTTTTCTTAAACGATAAGGAGGTTAGCGGAGAGCTTAGGATAGCCGTATTTGCGGAACTAATCGCACGCGCTGTAGGGCTAATAGCGTGGAAAAACGTCCCAGAGGTAAGAGCGTATTACTGTGAGGGACTTATACATTTAAGCCTGCTTTTTAGCTCCAAAGCGATAGAATTTAACGGCACTAGCTTAGAGGTTGATATAAGCGCGGCAGCTTATGAGAGATTTAAAAAGCTATGCCTACTTACCTATGAGAGCCTAGCCATACACTACATAGAGCAAAATGACGCTAGCACTTGGCTAAAAAACTACTGCGTAAAAGATGACAAAACCTACCTCCCAAAGCAATCCGAAGTGGAGGAGTTTGTAAAATATTATTACAACAGATACGAGCTAATAGGTGGAGAGCTGGATACTTCAGGGGCGTGGGCTAGATACAGTGCACAAGCCATAAATGAGTAAAACTGTGATATAATTTAGAAAAATTTGAGATTTATAGGATTTATTTGCAGACTAAAAAAAGCCACGCTATTGCTATTTTATGCACCCTAGCGCCTTTTGTTTTATCGCTTGTATTATCGTATTTTGGGCTATTTGCGCTTAGTTTTACTAGCTTTAGCCTCATGCAAATAGCCTCATGCTTGCTTTATATCGCATTTATTAGGCATGTGGGGCTTTTTACCTCATATTACGTATTTATTTTTATATTTTTACTAAGCAACACCCTAGCAACTGGACTTTGGGTATTTTACAAAGATACAGATATTACGCAAATATCACAAATGCCTCTTTTACACGCTTTTAGCGTGATTGGCTCTATTTTAATATCAGGCATAGCAGCCTCCATACTAAACGCAATCTATCAAAAAACGCAAAACGCACAAATTCTAATAGATACCCTTACAAAGACGCTTATTTACAGCGGTTTTACTTGGATTTTGCTATTTTCTCAAGACGTAGACGGATTAAAATTTAACCCATATAAATTTTATCTTTTTATGGATATTTTTGTCCTAAGTACTATGCTAAGCATATTTTTATCCATTAAAAGAAAAAGAGCTAGCGCATCATTTTGGATTGTTTTTTCAGCTATTGCCATCTATGGTATTTACGGGCTTTTAAACGCCATAATAATTCAATCTGAAATAGCCTTTAGCAATGATAGCCACTGGCTAAAAATAAAAAATATACTAAGCACAAATGAGTTTTACATTGCCATCTTTGGCGTGATTTATACGCTATTTTTGCTATCTAGCCTAATCGCAAAAAAAAGTCAATTTTATATTAAAAAAAGCATTAGTACAAGCCAGTTTAGAAATTTAAATTTTATATTTTTACTACCCCCTGTTGTAGCGAGCTTTTTTGTAAATAGACCAAATTTTATATGGATTAGCTTTTTAATTTTAATCCTAATAATACACCGCATACTCACATACCACATCTCAAGCATCGCCCACAATAAAGATGTCTTTAAAAAAGAGCAAAAGCTCCACTCAGAGCTAGACCATGAAATAGAAGAGCACAAAAAAAAGCTAAAAGAAGTAAATGAAACTCTTAGAAATCTAAGCCACTATGACTCAATAACTGTGGTGCTAAATAGACACTGGTTTATCATCGCCCTTAGTGAGCTAATTACCTCAAAACCGCTTGGCGATGTGATAAATTTATACAGCATAGATATTAATGAATTTAAGCAAATTAACGATATATATGGACACTATATAGGCGATGGTGCACTAAATCAAACCGCAAAAAAACTAAAGCAAATACTGCCTCAAAACGCAATAATAGGGAGATTTAATAGCGATGATATAATAATAGCCATAAGGAGAGCATATAACAAAAATGACCGCACCGAATTTGCTGTAAAATTACTAAATGAGATAAAAAAGCCACTTTTAATAGAGCAAAGACAAATTCAAATAAATGCCAAAATAGGCATATCAAGCACACAAATAAACGAAATCTCTGCGACTGATTTAATAGCAAAAGCCGAAATAGCCCTAGCTCCAGCAAAGGTAAGTGCTGGAGGGTTTGCCTACTACTGCGATAAGATAAATAGCAAGGTATGGGAGGACACAAAAATCGACATACTGCTTGAAAGGGCTGACTTTAACAAAGAATTTAGCCTGCTTTATCAGCCTATTTACACACTAAAAGAGCGTAGACTAATAGGCGTAGAAGCACTTCTTAGGTGGCAAAGCCCAATAAAGGGAAAAATAGAGCCTGAAGTCTTTATAAAAGTGGCAGAACAAAGCCCTATTATAATAAATATAGGAAATTGGGTACTTGAAAAAGCATTAAAAGAGATAGGCGGAGTAAATGCTAGGTTTGAGACGGATTTAACAGTGAGTGTAAATATAGCCTCAAGGCAGGCTGAAAATATAAACTTCACACAAGAGCTCATGCAGATGATAAGCCAAAATAGACTAAAACCTAGCTGGCTAAACATAGACATAAATGAGCAAAACATCTCTGGATTAGAGGAAACTGTCTCAAATGTTATCACACAGCTTGGAGAAAATGGTGTCTTTGTAAATCTTGATAATTCAGGCACAGGGCTAATCTCAATCGAATTTATCAAAAAATACAGCATAAATAAGATAAAAATTTCAAAAGAGCTAATAAAAAATATAGACACAAATATCTCAAACCAAAAGGTGGTAAAAGCGATTATAACAATGGCTAAAAAAATGGAGATAAAAACCATAGCAGTGGGCATACAAACAGAAGCAGAGCTTGAAATTTTAAAAGGGCTAGAGTGCGATGAAGTACAAGGATTTATCTGGGCAGAGGCGCTAAGCTTAAGCGAACTAATAGAGCTAGTTAGGGCAGAAAATGGCTTAAAAAATAGGCATTTTATAACAAGCGTAGAGCCTAAAAAAGGAAGCGGTAATGAAACTAGACCTAGCCTTTAGCAAAAGCCAAAAAAGGGCTATTTATATATCTACTTCGCTATTTTTAGGCACGCTTTTGGCGATGTTTTTGGAGCTTTCATTTTTAATTTATTACCTAAATATATGCGCACTTTTTGTCATAGCTAGGGAGATTTATATCTGTGCGATAGAACAAAACGAAACGCCGACCCACTGGGTGCTTATCTGCCTTGGAGCTATTATGAGCATAGTGGGAAATTCGATGTGGTATTTTTATATGGTAGCTGTAACAAAGATACAAGAGCATGAGTACCAGTACCTATTTATCTCAAATGTCTTGCCTGTGCTTTTAATATTTTCAGCAATTAGTGTGTACTTTTTTAATCGATTTTTAAATGATATAAAAGAGCGCCTTGTAGCAAATATCGACATGGCTAGTATTTTTCTAGCCCTTGGCGCATTTACGCTTGGCATGCTTGATAAATTTGATTATTCTATGGTGTTTAAAGCTCCAGCGCCATTTGCCTATTTTTTAATAATCATCATAAGCATGGCTAGCATTTTTATCATAATGAGCGCATTTTTCGTCTCAAACCAGCTAATCATAAGACATAGCATACTATACATAATGATAGCAACCATGCTTGAAGCAACCATATCCATATATGATGCATATGATAATCTTACTTGGATAGGCTCTGGAGAGAGCCAGATGTCCCTGCCTTATGAGCGTGGAGTGGTACTAGCCCTTGGAGTGGTGCCATTTTTTATCTATATGCTTGGCGCATTTCACCTAAGACACATAAATAGGCGCGTTCGTAGAGATAATCTAACTCTATCCCCTAGCACGAGCTGGATACCACTACTAGTGCTAATCCCAATAGCCATACACATGGACATGGACGCAAAGTTTTTATCGTTTATAATCTTTGTGCTAATGACCCATGCCCTAATCGGACACTATGCAAGAAGTAACATAAACGCAAAAATGCTCCTAGAAAAAGAACTCGCAGCACAAGATTCACTTAAAAAGACTATAGAAACGCACTCTAGCCAGTACTCGCTATCAAATTTAAAGCTACGAGATATGCTAAACAAAGACCACTTAACAGGGCTAAGTAACCGCAACTTTTTAATGTATGAGTTAGAAAATATGCTCGGTATAAAAGACAATTTAGTAGCGATTTATTATATCAATATACAAAAATTTAAACTCATCAATAGAACCTACGGACACAGTATAGGCGATAGGTTACTAAAAAGCATAGCAAAAACTTTACTTGAGCTAGTACAGGGTAATATTAAGGAGTATGATGGTGAGTTTGCAAATAACTATACCATAGCACGCCTTGGGGCTGATGAGTTTGTTTTGGTAAAAAAGTTAGAAAATGAAGACGAATTTAAAAACCTGGCCGACACTATACTTTCAAAGCTTAGTGAGACATTTTTTATAGATAATTATAGCTTTAACCTAATCTACCATATCGGCG belongs to Campylobacter sp. 19-13652 and includes:
- a CDS encoding heavy metal translocating P-type ATPase; translated protein: MSMLKCSHCQQKFDKNAMIKSGSEYFCCTGCESVWQLLHLSGLEEFYDRLGDNELNPAKDVKSDKFSFLNSNKSQAINTTDDKISTDCPTLSDIKVIADKLDSELLDIQEFETTYAKYIRVKDKAHEISLVIEGISCSACVWLLEKLLTLKDGILEISINSTNQKANIVFDPQSISLSYIINLISRVGYKAMPFDAASYEERTQKKRREFYSRLLVGLFGLMNIMWIAVAQYSGYFSGMSESIRLILNFAEFILATPVLFYTGSGFFAGLRASILGRHANMDALVASGALSTYIYSVYAMLTRSGEVYFDSVAMIITFVFIGKFFESTSKKSATDAFDTLLARLPSTVMVKRGEGFISVNADSVSSGEIIRLCAGDMALLDGVCKSGEASFDTSMITGESLPAFVEAGGEILSGSICINGNVLYRCTQSAKNSLIGRLLDVLWHNLSKKPRIEELANKISSGFSLAIIGLAVLTFVYYLFSSSFSYALIIGVSVIVIACPCALSLATPVSTVVALSIGFKNGILFRYASIIEALCECDTVVFDKTGTLTTKELKVSSFSYFAPFDEGILLSITQASTHPVSVAIAGYLKAKGVMPKDVCGVRELAGRGVMAYYKEREIAGGSSRLMRELGISLCSGSSGYYFAIDGVVLASFELSSALRDEAKDSVRALFDMGLDVMVLSGDTKASVAKSAQELGISSFKSCCLPEDKASEISRLKEAGRRVLMVGDGINDALALSEAHVAVAMSTGADVSLNTSDVILLNDSLKALVFAVRLARASMRKVRINLGFCFVYNALSIPLAMTGYVVPLVAAVSMSLSSLVVVLNSLSLGLKFKGKI
- a CDS encoding c-type cytochrome — encoded protein: MKELKIFAILVILSGILYWGIEPYAHTKLHPHTSAADFDYINEDVELAKEHLNQKQVELTMAELSHDSAKVLSAKVALQSSKEYLDSYESFWGDIKKIDLNKGDATKGEEIFNNAGCTGCHGMKVAGIESPNDAAGASEAFGVVPPDLSTAGAIYDSEFLAALIKNPPMALKLSHKFNDEKPFPMPNFAPSSDNENGEIADLVAYLKAMSEKYISENNGISDERLFADACQRCHDMKYAKLYATSNKALLAEYLGSTPPDLSMMIRAKNSDNYLVKFINDTQKMLPGTAMPRVGLTDQATEQIVGYMEKVGDSKKAERESLGIYIMLYFLVLGIFATLWKRKIWADLH
- a CDS encoding cytochrome bc complex cytochrome b subunit, whose translation is MAQIHKSTSVLDWFDQRLAVTKLFKVLMSEYWIPKNINFLWAMGVILISLFAVLFISGLFLLMYYKPDVHLAFDSVNYTIMQEVEYGWLWRHMHAVAASVVFLIMYIHLLTGLYYGSYKRGREVIWVSGMLLFICFSAEAFSGYMLPWGQMSYWAATVITQLFGGVPVIGDALVEWIRGDYAVGDSTLTRFFMLHVCLMPIVIIAVIAVHFYSLRIPHVNNIDSEEIDFEVEANEYLHGDKAKAKVIPFWPGFLSKDFMYVSFFMIFYFYLVCFHYGFAMDPINFEPANPLKTPPHIYPEWYFLWQYEILRGFFFDIAGISAYNIGLMAFAFAGAAFMIIPLLDRSDVVAPAQRRPLFFIWFWVLVIDLILLSILGKLPTGGIMDWLGFGSSVLFLFLFIVALPLITILERKRG
- a CDS encoding Rieske 2Fe-2S domain-containing protein, which gives rise to MSLKQERRDFIGLAFGAVAAVGGAFSLVAMKKTWDPLPSVKAAGFTTVDISPINPGEMRQVEWRKKPIFIIRKDDKMSADDARDVIIDGSRYTVVIGLCTHLGCIPQWRSSSLDFVCPCHGGVFNASGVNTFGPPPRPLDIPPFKIEGTKLVLGEEGEEYKKLVGKA